From a region of the uncultured Methanobrevibacter sp. genome:
- a CDS encoding MIP/aquaporin family protein, translated as MTCNIRKKFFAELLGTFFLVFFGTGAAVVTLLISEGVTPGAAGIGLLGGLGDWIAIALAFGLTVMICIYVFGKISGAHLNPAVTIGLLVTKNIDLVDSIYYIVAQVIGACLGSLCLYLCLGAPAVAIGGLGATAPGMGVSYFQAMFAEFLGTFFLMMVVMGVAVDKKAEPGFAGISIGMTVAAVIVVLGAFTGASINPARTFGPYLMDMILGGQNLWSLFPIYLVGPILGAICAAFAYAYLAKDSGVCELPQPFNDE; from the coding sequence ATGACTTGTAATATTAGAAAAAAATTCTTTGCAGAACTGCTTGGAACATTTTTCTTGGTATTTTTCGGTACCGGTGCTGCAGTTGTAACACTTCTCATTTCTGAAGGCGTTACTCCTGGCGCTGCTGGAATTGGACTTTTAGGCGGTTTAGGTGACTGGATTGCTATTGCTTTAGCATTTGGTCTGACTGTAATGATATGTATTTATGTATTCGGTAAGATATCCGGTGCACATTTAAATCCTGCTGTAACTATCGGGCTTCTTGTAACCAAAAACATCGATCTGGTTGACAGTATTTATTATATAGTTGCTCAGGTTATCGGTGCATGTTTAGGAAGTTTATGTCTTTACTTATGCCTCGGCGCTCCGGCTGTCGCAATCGGAGGATTAGGCGCAACAGCTCCTGGAATGGGTGTAAGCTACTTCCAGGCAATGTTTGCAGAATTTTTAGGAACATTTTTCTTAATGATGGTTGTAATGGGTGTTGCAGTTGATAAAAAAGCAGAACCTGGTTTTGCCGGAATATCTATCGGTATGACTGTGGCTGCTGTTATCGTTGTTTTAGGTGCATTTACCGGTGCATCAATTAACCCTGCACGTACATTCGGACCATACCTGATGGACATGATTTTAGGAGGACAAAACCTATGGAGTCTCTTCCCAATTTATCTGGTCGGTCCAATTCTCGGTGCAATCTGTGCAGCATTTGCATATGCATATCTTGCAAAAGACAGTGGAGTCTGTGAACTTCCACAACCTTTCAATGATGAATAA
- a CDS encoding DUF368 domain-containing protein — MGSADIVPGVSGGTIALITGIYGHLVEAISKISFGFVRPLFKGDLRGFWSKLLEEIDFKFFIPLILGIGVAFLTLAKVVTYCMDVHTALTYSFFLGLIVASAVILFRKIKKINLKHVVFAIIGMILTYIFVSLNPIAANHSLIILFLSGMIAICAMILPGISGSFLLLLLGQYEYMLNALHQFHLSEIIVFVVGALIGILGFSKILNFLLKNHEEVTMAFLIGVMLGSLKVPAVEVANAVSINFAGLLPCVIVAIIGFALIIILETRFDYID, encoded by the coding sequence ATGGGCTCTGCAGATATTGTTCCGGGTGTTTCAGGAGGAACAATAGCTTTAATTACTGGAATTTATGGTCATTTGGTTGAAGCAATTAGTAAAATCAGTTTCGGATTTGTAAGGCCTCTATTTAAAGGAGATTTAAGAGGATTCTGGTCAAAACTGCTTGAAGAGATTGATTTCAAGTTTTTCATACCGTTAATCTTAGGTATTGGTGTTGCATTTTTAACACTGGCAAAAGTCGTAACCTACTGTATGGATGTTCATACTGCACTTACATATTCATTCTTTTTAGGACTGATTGTAGCTTCAGCGGTGATTTTATTTAGAAAAATCAAAAAGATTAACTTAAAACATGTTGTTTTTGCAATAATCGGTATGATTTTAACATATATATTTGTAAGCTTAAATCCGATAGCAGCTAACCATTCTTTAATTATATTATTCCTTTCAGGTATGATTGCAATCTGTGCAATGATTCTTCCGGGAATTTCAGGTTCATTTCTGCTTCTGCTTTTAGGCCAGTATGAATACATGCTTAATGCACTTCACCAGTTTCACCTGTCTGAAATCATAGTATTTGTAGTCGGTGCCCTGATTGGTATTTTAGGATTTTCCAAAATCCTGAACTTCCTTTTAAAAAATCATGAGGAAGTGACAATGGCATTTCTCATTGGTGTAATGCTTGGATCACTTAAAGTTCCGGCTGTAGAAGTGGCTAATGCAGTTAGTATAAACTTTGCAGGATTACTTCCTTGCGTTATTGTTGCAATAATCGGATTTGCTCTGATTATTATTCTTGAAACAAGATTTGATTACATTGATTAG
- a CDS encoding P-II family nitrogen regulator has translation MKRIIAVIREEMFDNVKASLLKAGCEGMNVSTVKGRGRQMGTRESYRGSSYCVDLIPKTRVELIVNEEDLEDIIDIIIESARTGEVGDGKIFVSDVEEVIRIRTGERGSDAV, from the coding sequence ATGAAAAGGATTATTGCAGTAATAAGAGAAGAAATGTTTGACAATGTAAAAGCATCTCTTTTAAAAGCAGGATGCGAAGGAATGAACGTTTCAACAGTTAAAGGAAGAGGCAGACAAATGGGTACTCGCGAATCATACAGAGGTTCCAGCTACTGTGTTGATCTGATTCCAAAAACCAGAGTTGAACTGATTGTAAATGAAGAGGACCTTGAAGATATAATCGATATCATTATTGAAAGTGCCAGAACCGGTGAGGTCGGTGACGGTAAGATATTTGTTTCTGATGTTGAAGAAGTAATAAGAATCAGGACAGGTGAGCGAGGTTCTGATGCAGTTTAG
- a CDS encoding DUF2193 domain-containing protein, translating to MRELYEKMINESMAAQKADVSVISENRYNDFKITDAKPYADAVSGMKALDNQAESVINLHKESVKNHYEILSSITDTLKCEDDPFIEHFQTPPVLEILCEEDGEFADSVDKFIQAIADNEAIVAKESIRRYGGFYGPTCVVDFALMPGSTSNVVNQILQKIDIPEAHKQAILSAKSWGMNTSYGIGDAFANAIEAGATAAEATEKEIEALQMIYKTPIEGQGTLMDDADHSSFDVRDYMNKYKKAMTSTVKAAMDDGVHYGNIVTVPAYCVGDIGHHIGQSTYNMCKDDVTLAIVQATADVIGNTLTSNLGNYKSEFDVLKLATGSSACATEFILELDGFNAPMVVDLFSKRFHNFVQQYPTRGAAAELHNCDFMDMIYRGFNAISSARKFRAGTGGELVPKINGLAVDLSPILESEIVMNPQRYTYPACAITVRFSSLMRLADYPCLLTSEPITATMMTNIIALNKGAPGSPVRGCKNCAAASLVDNKHEYCQWREAV from the coding sequence ATGAGAGAGTTATATGAAAAAATGATAAACGAGTCAATGGCTGCTCAAAAAGCAGACGTTAGCGTTATATCAGAAAATAGGTACAATGACTTTAAAATTACTGATGCGAAACCTTATGCAGATGCAGTATCTGGCATGAAAGCATTAGACAACCAGGCAGAATCAGTAATTAACCTGCACAAGGAATCTGTAAAAAACCATTACGAAATTTTGTCTTCCATTACTGACACATTAAAATGCGAAGATGACCCGTTCATTGAACATTTCCAGACCCCTCCTGTACTGGAAATCTTGTGTGAAGAAGACGGTGAATTTGCAGACAGTGTAGACAAATTTATCCAGGCTATCGCCGATAATGAAGCTATTGTTGCAAAAGAATCAATCAGAAGATACGGCGGATTTTACGGACCGACTTGTGTAGTGGACTTTGCACTGATGCCTGGAAGTACCAGTAATGTTGTAAATCAAATACTGCAAAAAATAGATATTCCTGAGGCTCACAAACAGGCAATTCTATCTGCAAAATCATGGGGTATGAACACATCCTACGGTATTGGGGATGCATTTGCAAACGCTATTGAAGCAGGAGCAACTGCGGCTGAAGCAACAGAAAAGGAAATTGAAGCATTGCAAATGATTTATAAAACTCCTATTGAAGGACAAGGAACATTAATGGATGATGCAGACCACTCTTCATTTGATGTAAGAGACTACATGAACAAGTATAAAAAAGCAATGACTTCAACAGTTAAAGCTGCAATGGATGATGGAGTACACTACGGAAACATTGTAACAGTTCCTGCATACTGTGTTGGTGATATCGGACACCACATAGGTCAATCAACCTACAACATGTGTAAGGATGACGTTACTTTAGCTATCGTTCAGGCAACTGCAGACGTAATCGGAAACACATTAACATCCAACCTTGGTAACTATAAATCAGAATTTGACGTGCTTAAATTAGCTACTGGTTCATCAGCATGCGCTACTGAATTCATCCTGGAACTTGACGGATTCAATGCTCCGATGGTAGTTGACCTGTTCTCCAAAAGATTCCACAACTTTGTACAGCAGTATCCAACAAGAGGTGCAGCTGCTGAATTGCACAACTGTGACTTTATGGACATGATTTACAGAGGATTTAACGCAATCAGTTCAGCCCGTAAGTTCAGAGCAGGCACCGGCGGAGAACTAGTGCCAAAAATCAATGGATTGGCAGTTGACTTAAGCCCAATTCTTGAAAGTGAAATTGTAATGAACCCACAAAGATACACTTATCCTGCATGTGCAATTACAGTAAGATTCTCTTCACTCATGAGATTAGCAGACTATCCATGTCTTTTAACCTCAGAACCAATTACAGCAACCATGATGACAAACATCATTGCACTTAACAAAGGAGCACCAGGATCACCTGTAAGGGGTTGTAAAAACTGTGCTGCCGCTTCACTTGTGGACAACAAACACGAATACTGTCAATGGAGAGAAGCTGTATAG